Proteins encoded together in one Anaerotignum propionicum DSM 1682 window:
- a CDS encoding DUF4315 family protein has protein sequence MQNKLTKIKKDIQRTEEKITEYQNKLKFLQKEKTDLENLMMIDVLRKHKVNHNDLPTILQIFEEEKGSSVPLKINNTEEQQNEKI, from the coding sequence TTGCAAAACAAGTTAACTAAAATCAAAAAGGATATTCAGAGAACAGAAGAAAAAATCACTGAATACCAAAACAAACTAAAATTCTTACAAAAGGAAAAGACAGACCTTGAAAATCTGATGATGATTGATGTTCTTAGAAAACACAAGGTAAATCATAACGATTTGCCTACAATATTGCAGATTTTTGAGGAGGAAAAAGGTTCAAGTGTACCACTTAAAATAAACAATACGGAGGAACAACAAAATGAAAAGATTTAA
- a CDS encoding DUF4366 domain-containing protein, with protein MKRFKMFTTMLVMSLLFCAMSTVAFAGGGFEYDETPPVAVTPKEETTPLTPEGNLTLVDDITTTSETDKQFITAVSKNGNYFYLVIDRAGDSDNVYLLNMIDEADLMSLMEGKTAKIEEKPTIQEPVPTSAEPTEEPTDDKTDETKSNTLPLLVLVLAMCGGGAFYYLKFVKGKNTHKGSTNLNELSDDEYSDDEEEYELDQDDSYLADDENTDYREE; from the coding sequence ATGAAAAGATTTAAAATGTTTACTACAATGCTGGTGATGAGCTTACTATTTTGCGCAATGTCAACCGTAGCCTTTGCAGGTGGCGGTTTTGAATACGACGAAACCCCGCCTGTGGCTGTGACACCAAAGGAGGAAACCACACCCCTTACGCCAGAGGGGAATTTGACCCTTGTTGATGATATTACCACCACTTCCGAAACAGACAAGCAGTTTATCACCGCAGTTTCAAAAAATGGCAACTATTTTTACCTAGTCATTGACCGTGCAGGAGATAGTGATAATGTATACCTACTTAATATGATTGATGAGGCCGATTTAATGTCATTGATGGAGGGTAAAACTGCCAAGATTGAGGAGAAGCCAACAATCCAAGAACCCGTTCCTACTTCCGCAGAGCCAACAGAAGAGCCCACAGATGATAAAACAGATGAAACCAAAAGTAACACCTTGCCGCTGTTAGTGCTTGTATTGGCTATGTGCGGCGGAGGTGCTTTTTATTATCTGAAGTTCGTTAAGGGCAAAAATACTCATAAAGGCTCTACAAATTTGAATGAACTCAGCGACGATGAATATTCCGATGATGAGGAAGAATACGAGCTTGACCAGGATGATAGCTATTTAGCAGATGATGAAAACACAGATTACAGGGAGGAATAA